One Candidatus Saccharimonadia bacterium genomic region harbors:
- a CDS encoding carbohydrate kinase family protein, translated as MNVKILTFGAATQDVFLTGKALHARRDVRTRDYVEQFPLGAKIDVEGIHFDTGGGATNAAVTFTRQGLQAEYIGKIGHDPAGAEVLRVLRREGVVTEHVAYDSKRATGYSTILLAPGGERTVLVHRGASHELGSKDVAIRTLEADWFYITSLAGNFDLLGKLLKHANNRGIQVAIDPGGAELAQPKKLRALLPLITVLKANAQELGGLFGGDSLSDTIRRADGVCPYVVGTNGAAGSYAAVAGKLYQAGAYQKVKVVDRLGAGDAFGSGFVSALAKGLGVEDALTLASANATSVVAQIGAKTGILKTSRIKRMKLKISNLEGK; from the coding sequence GTGAATGTCAAAATTCTCACATTTGGAGCCGCTACTCAGGACGTGTTCCTGACCGGCAAGGCTCTCCACGCTCGCCGCGATGTGCGCACCCGCGACTATGTGGAGCAATTCCCACTGGGCGCCAAAATCGACGTCGAAGGCATTCATTTCGACACCGGCGGCGGCGCCACCAACGCAGCCGTCACCTTCACGCGGCAGGGCTTGCAGGCCGAATACATTGGCAAAATCGGCCACGACCCCGCCGGCGCTGAGGTGCTGCGCGTGCTGCGCCGCGAAGGCGTAGTCACCGAGCACGTTGCCTACGACAGCAAACGCGCTACCGGCTACTCCACGATTTTGCTTGCCCCCGGCGGCGAACGCACCGTGCTCGTGCACCGCGGCGCCTCGCACGAATTGGGATCCAAAGACGTCGCCATCCGCACGCTCGAAGCCGACTGGTTTTACATCACTTCGCTCGCCGGCAATTTTGACCTCCTCGGCAAGCTGCTCAAGCACGCCAACAATCGTGGCATCCAAGTGGCCATCGACCCCGGTGGCGCTGAGCTCGCCCAGCCCAAAAAACTCCGCGCCCTCCTGCCGCTCATCACCGTGCTCAAAGCCAACGCGCAGGAGCTGGGCGGCCTGTTTGGCGGCGACAGCCTCTCCGATACCATTCGCCGCGCCGACGGCGTGTGCCCGTATGTGGTCGGCACCAACGGCGCCGCCGGCTCATACGCCGCCGTAGCCGGCAAGCTGTACCAGGCCGGCGCCTACCAGAAGGTCAAAGTGGTCGACCGTCTCGGCGCCGGCGACGCCTTCGGCTCCGGATTTGTCTCCGCACTCGCCAAGGGCCTGGGAGTCGAAGACGCGCTCACGCTCGCCAGCGCCAATGCCACGAGCGTAGTGGCCCAAATTGGCGCCAAAACCGGCATTCTCAAAACCAGCCGCATCAAACGCATGAAGCTCAAAATTAGCAACCTGGAGGGTAAATAA
- a CDS encoding transketolase C-terminal domain-containing protein, producing MIEPQQHLVPNLFSKEVKQEATRMGFGRGLLELGHTNKNVVALCADLTESTRMIDFAKSYPERFVEVGVAEQNLVTLGAGMALAGKIPFVASYAAFSPGRNWEQIRTTICLNDTNVKIVGAHAGVSVGPDGATHQMLEDIALMRVLPNMTVVVPADAVEAEKATLVLAAKYGPAYIRLAREKSPIITTDKSPFSLAKAQVLRFGHDLTIVACGTMVYQALVAAEKLSHKGIEAEVINAAVIKPLDTVTIVASARKTGAVLTVEEAQIAGGLGGAVAETLADHHPVPMTRIGMLDRFGESGVPSELLEHFGLSAANIAAKALDLRKRKA from the coding sequence ATGATTGAGCCGCAGCAACATCTCGTTCCCAATCTGTTCTCCAAAGAGGTCAAGCAAGAGGCCACCCGCATGGGCTTCGGGCGCGGCCTGCTCGAGCTCGGCCACACCAACAAAAACGTCGTAGCCCTCTGCGCCGACCTCACCGAATCTACTCGCATGATCGATTTTGCCAAGAGCTACCCCGAGCGCTTCGTGGAGGTCGGCGTGGCCGAGCAAAATCTCGTGACGCTCGGTGCCGGCATGGCGCTAGCGGGCAAAATCCCGTTTGTGGCCAGCTACGCCGCCTTTTCGCCAGGCCGCAACTGGGAGCAAATTCGCACCACCATCTGCCTCAATGACACCAACGTCAAAATCGTCGGTGCGCACGCCGGCGTTTCGGTCGGCCCCGACGGCGCCACCCACCAGATGCTCGAAGACATCGCCCTCATGCGCGTGCTACCCAACATGACCGTCGTGGTGCCGGCCGACGCCGTGGAGGCCGAAAAAGCCACCTTGGTGCTAGCCGCCAAATACGGCCCCGCCTACATCCGGCTGGCGCGCGAAAAGTCGCCTATCATCACCACCGACAAGTCGCCGTTTTCGCTCGCCAAGGCCCAGGTGCTGCGGTTTGGCCACGACCTCACCATCGTCGCCTGCGGCACCATGGTGTACCAGGCGCTCGTGGCCGCCGAAAAGCTCAGCCACAAGGGCATCGAGGCCGAGGTGATCAACGCCGCCGTCATCAAACCCCTCGACACCGTCACCATCGTGGCCAGCGCCCGCAAAACCGGCGCCGTGCTCACCGTGGAGGAGGCGCAAATCGCCGGCGGTCTCGGCGGCGCCGTCGCCGAAACCCTGGCCGACCACCATCCCGTGCCCATGACGCGCATCGGCATGCTCGACCGCTTTGGCGAATCCGGCGTGCCGAGCGAGCTGCTCGAGCATTTTGGCCTCAGCGCCGCCAATATTGCCGCCAAAGCTCTCGACCTTCGCAAACGCAAGGCGTAA
- a CDS encoding class II fructose-bisphosphate aldolase produces MSNTAAARTLYTRTRQEKFALGAFNIDNQETLIGVARAAAAKQAPVLVEVSQGEVEAMGLANIRCLVDNYVAEYGVEMYLNLDHSPSVAAAKAGIDAGFEFIHIDFSQAKTDASLAEITAATKEVVEYAKTTGALVESEPHYFGGSSNVHDEAIDYEEIKKFFTKPAEARDFIAATGIDTYAVAIGNLHGSYPVPKQLDLGLLEQIVAAAPDAHFSLHGGSDTPDEQFRGAVARGISKININSDLRKTFRVTLEKVLADHPKEYAVVKLMPDVIAAVQAVVEAKIDSFGSAGQGPGEEQSAPVDPE; encoded by the coding sequence ATGTCCAACACCGCCGCCGCCCGCACGCTCTACACCCGCACCCGCCAGGAAAAATTTGCCCTGGGAGCCTTCAACATCGACAACCAAGAGACCCTCATCGGCGTGGCCCGCGCCGCCGCCGCCAAACAGGCGCCGGTGCTCGTGGAGGTGTCGCAAGGCGAGGTTGAAGCCATGGGCCTGGCTAATATCCGCTGCCTGGTCGACAACTACGTTGCCGAATACGGCGTCGAAATGTACCTCAATCTCGACCACTCGCCCAGCGTGGCCGCGGCCAAAGCCGGCATCGACGCCGGGTTTGAATTCATCCACATAGACTTCTCCCAAGCCAAAACAGACGCCTCGCTGGCCGAAATCACCGCCGCCACCAAAGAGGTGGTCGAATACGCCAAAACCACCGGCGCCCTCGTCGAGAGCGAGCCGCACTACTTTGGCGGCAGCTCCAATGTGCACGACGAAGCCATCGACTACGAGGAAATCAAAAAATTCTTCACCAAACCCGCCGAAGCCCGCGATTTCATCGCCGCCACTGGTATCGACACCTACGCCGTCGCCATCGGCAACCTCCACGGTAGCTATCCGGTGCCAAAACAGCTCGACCTTGGCTTGCTGGAGCAAATTGTAGCCGCTGCCCCTGATGCCCACTTTAGCCTCCACGGCGGCTCCGATACGCCCGACGAGCAATTCCGCGGCGCCGTAGCCCGCGGCATCTCCAAGATCAACATCAATTCCGACCTGCGCAAAACCTTCCGCGTGACGCTCGAAAAAGTACTCGCCGACCATCCCAAAGAATACGCTGTGGTCAAGCTCATGCCCGACGTCATCGCCGCCGTTCAGGCCGTAGTTGAAGCCAAAATCGACAGCTTCGGCTCCGCCGGCCAAGGCCCCGGCGAGGAGCAGTCCGCTCCCGTCGACCCCGAATAA